The following proteins come from a genomic window of Gammaproteobacteria bacterium:
- a CDS encoding iron-sulfur cluster assembly accessory protein, with product KFTYHGVDLVVDEISIQYVNGATIDYVEDNLMGSGFKIDNPNAVSSCGCGSSFSTSQGDGSGAGCGSGSCGCS from the coding sequence GAAATTCACCTATCATGGTGTAGACCTGGTAGTGGACGAAATTTCCATTCAGTATGTCAACGGTGCAACCATTGACTACGTGGAAGATAACCTGATGGGCAGCGGCTTCAAGATTGACAACCCCAATGCTGTTTCCTCTTGTGGGTGCGGCAGTTCCTTCAGCACCTCGCAAGGCGACGGCTCTGGTGCCGGCTGCGGCAGCGGCAGTTGCGGCTGCAGTTAA